In the Sandaracinus amylolyticus genome, ATCACCGCGAGCACTTCCTCGACGAGCGGCGAGAGCGCGGACGGAGTCTCCGCGGGCGCAACCATCCGCAGCACCTCGACGAGCAGCAGCTGCAGGTGTGCGCGCGCCGCCTCGCGATGCGCGAGCGCGCCGCCGTCGAGCTCGCGCGCGAGATCGCGGATCGTCCGCTCGATCACGTCGCGACGCGTGCAGTGCACCGGCGCACGTCGCGAGGTGATGTCGCAGCTCCGCAGGAAGCCGACCCAGCGCGGGCGTCCGCCCGCGTTGCCGAAATAACCGGGCCCGTCCTGCGCGCCGAGCGCGTCGGTCGTGAACTCGACCACCCACGCCTCGTAGCCCTCGAGCGGCGTGGGATCGTGGGGCTCGCCCGGGAAGAGCAGGTGAAGGTCGCCCGCGCGCAGCTCGAGCTCCCCGTCTCCGGTGCGCACCCGGCACACGCCGCGCGCCGCGTAGACCATCACGAAGAAGCGATGCGCGTGCGGCCCTGCGTGGTGCACGACGCGCGATCCGTCGCAGCGGAACACGCGGATCGGGAGCCCGCTCTCGGTCGCGGGGAGCGAGACCGTGGGAACGCGGGCGCGGACGGTGCGGGCGCGGACTGCGACGCTCACGAAGCCTGAGTGCTACCACGCGGGGCCGCGCTGCCAACTCGGCACTGCCACGAGCGACGGGTCACGAAGCGCGAGGATCCCACCGGCTCGACGTGGCGAGCGACCTCGCGCCGGTGGCGGGCGTTGAGCCCGCGCGC is a window encoding:
- a CDS encoding AraC family transcriptional regulator; amino-acid sequence: MSVAVRARTVRARVPTVSLPATESGLPIRVFRCDGSRVVHHAGPHAHRFFVMVYAARGVCRVRTGDGELELRAGDLHLLFPGEPHDPTPLEGYEAWVVEFTTDALGAQDGPGYFGNAGGRPRWVGFLRSCDITSRRAPVHCTRRDVIERTIRDLARELDGGALAHREAARAHLQLLLVEVLRMVAPAETPSALSPLVEEVLAVIDARYAESISLATVARAVGRSPAHVTHVVRSQTGLTVVEWITERRMEEARRRLRDTDEDVAIVAERIGYRSTNHFIRQFRRAHELTPGAWRRARSEGGSEPPTSRRGRSIAKSILPF